Proteins co-encoded in one Quercus robur chromosome 8, dhQueRobu3.1, whole genome shotgun sequence genomic window:
- the LOC126697090 gene encoding LOB domain-containing protein 18, with protein MSVNPASSGGSGGGGSSGSGGGGGGGGGGPCGACKFLRRKCVPGCIFAPYFDSEQGAGHFAAVHKVFGASNVSKLLLHIPVHKRLDAVVTICYEAQARLRDPVYGCVAHIFALQQQVVNLQAELSYLQAHLATLELPSPLPPHPSPPPTMMTPPPLSITDLPSASSVPATYDLSSLFDPMVQPSWPMQQRPMDPRQLGGSGSSSSAGGGDLQALARELLHRHGTPSPGSVPCSSPSPSQSFSK; from the exons atgaGTGTAAACCCTGCTAGTAGtggtggcagtggtggtggtggaagcAGTGGtagcggtggtggtggtggtggtggaggtggagggcCATGTGGGGCTTGCAAGTTTTTGAGGAGGAAGTGTGTGCCAGGGTGTATATTTGCGCCATACTTTGATTCAGAGCAAGGGGCTGGTCATTTCGCAGCTGTGCACAAAGTGTTCGGGGCAAGCAACGTGTCCAAACTTCTTTTGCATATACCGGTGCATAAGCGACTCGATGCGGTGGTCACAATATGTTATGAGGCACAGGCTCGGCTTAGAGATCCAGTCTATGGCTGTGTTGCTCACATCTTTGCACTTCAACAACAG GTAGTGAATTTACAAGCAGAGCTCTCGTACTTACAAGCCCACCTTGCAACATTGGAGCTACCATCACCACTACCACCACACCCTTCACCACCTCCAACAATGATGACACCGCCACCACTCTCAATCACCGACCTCCCTTCAGCGTCCTCAGTGCCTGCCACGTACGATTTGTCTTCTCTTTTCGATCCCATGGTGCAACCTTCATGGCCCATGCAGCAGCGGCCCATGGATCCACGTCAATTAGGAGGCAGTGGCTCATCATCATCAGCTGGTGGCGGTGATCTACAAGCATTGGCACGAGAGCTCCTTCATAGACATGGCACTCCATCGCCCGGGTCAgtgccatgctcaagtccttcACCATCACAATCTTTCTCCAAATGA